A genome region from Jeotgalibacillus aurantiacus includes the following:
- the coaBC gene encoding bifunctional phosphopantothenoylcysteine decarboxylase/phosphopantothenate--cysteine ligase CoaBC yields the protein MNSKNILLCVTGGIAVYKAVALTSKLSQAGFNVKVIMTDSAMEFVTPLTFQAMSRNDVFYDTFDEKDSSKIAHIDLADWADLVLVAPATANVLGKLANGIADDMVTTTLLATTAEVWAAPAMNVHMYDHPAVKKNIQTLHEMGVRFIEPSEGFLACGYVGKGRLEEPEKITDLVISHFSKSQSRPLAGKKVVITAGPTREQLDPVRFFTNHSSGKMGYAIAAKAAEAGADVTLVSGPVNLTAPAGVTVVNVITAQEMYEEVVSRFDDSDIVIKSAAVADYRPVFTSDRKMKKQDGTLTVEFERTKDILKTLGERKKDQILIGFAAETDNLEEYAKKKLTVKNADLIVGNDITAEGAGFGTETNIVTIFHRNGEMQPLPLQSKSDVADALIAEITRLIKEHQE from the coding sequence TTGAATTCGAAAAATATTCTTCTCTGTGTAACAGGTGGAATTGCAGTATATAAAGCAGTAGCGCTGACAAGCAAGTTAAGTCAGGCGGGGTTTAATGTGAAAGTGATCATGACTGATAGTGCCATGGAGTTTGTCACGCCTCTGACATTTCAGGCAATGTCCCGCAATGATGTGTTTTATGACACCTTCGATGAAAAAGACTCTTCTAAAATCGCCCATATCGACCTGGCAGATTGGGCTGACCTTGTACTCGTTGCGCCGGCTACAGCGAATGTCCTCGGAAAGCTTGCAAACGGAATTGCTGATGATATGGTGACGACCACGCTGCTTGCAACTACAGCTGAAGTATGGGCTGCGCCTGCGATGAATGTACATATGTATGATCATCCTGCAGTGAAAAAGAATATCCAGACACTTCATGAGATGGGCGTCCGTTTTATTGAACCGTCAGAAGGCTTTTTAGCATGCGGATACGTTGGAAAAGGAAGACTTGAGGAGCCTGAGAAAATCACCGACCTGGTGATCAGCCATTTTTCTAAAAGTCAATCCAGGCCGCTTGCGGGGAAAAAAGTGGTCATTACGGCAGGACCAACGAGGGAACAGCTTGATCCCGTCCGGTTTTTTACCAACCACTCATCCGGTAAAATGGGATATGCCATCGCAGCGAAAGCCGCCGAAGCGGGAGCGGATGTTACGCTCGTATCCGGTCCGGTAAACCTGACAGCTCCCGCAGGTGTAACCGTTGTGAATGTCATCACAGCACAGGAAATGTATGAAGAGGTTGTCAGCCGTTTTGATGACAGCGATATTGTCATCAAGAGTGCGGCTGTAGCAGATTACCGTCCTGTTTTCACCAGCGACAGGAAAATGAAAAAGCAGGATGGAACGCTGACGGTTGAGTTTGAGCGGACGAAAGACATCCTGAAAACACTCGGTGAACGGAAAAAAGACCAGATTTTAATCGGTTTTGCAGCAGAAACGGACAACCTTGAGGAATATGCGAAAAAGAAGCTGACAGTAAAAAATGCTGATCTGATTGTCGGAAATGATATTACAGCGGAAGGGGCAGGTTTTGGGACGGAAACAAATATCGTAACCATCTTTCATCGGAATGGTGAGATGCAGCCATTGCCACTCCAGTCCAAGTCCGATGTTGCCGATGCATTGATTGCAGAAATCACCAGATTGATAAAGGAACATCAGGAATGA
- the gmk gene encoding guanylate kinase codes for MREKGLLIVLSGPSGVGKGTVRKELFSQENTAYEYSVSMTTRLPREGEVDGKDYFFKSREEFESLIEQDKLLEYAEYVGNYYGTPVDYVRETINNGKDVFLEIEVEGAKQIRDKFPEGLFIFLAPPSLSELQNRLVTRGTETDDVIQNRVAAAKRELEMMNLYDYVVENDKVELACERINAIVMAEHLKRERVEARYKKMLEVE; via the coding sequence ATTAGAGAAAAGGGACTCCTGATCGTTTTGTCAGGTCCATCAGGTGTTGGGAAAGGAACGGTTCGCAAAGAATTGTTTTCCCAGGAAAATACGGCATATGAATATTCGGTTTCCATGACGACTAGACTTCCTAGAGAAGGCGAAGTGGATGGAAAGGACTACTTCTTTAAATCAAGAGAAGAATTCGAGTCACTTATTGAACAGGATAAGCTTCTCGAATATGCAGAATACGTAGGCAACTACTACGGTACACCGGTTGATTATGTGCGTGAAACGATCAACAATGGTAAAGATGTATTTCTTGAAATTGAAGTCGAAGGTGCAAAGCAGATCCGGGATAAGTTTCCGGAAGGGCTGTTTATCTTTTTAGCTCCGCCAAGTCTTTCAGAATTACAAAATCGTCTTGTTACGAGAGGGACAGAAACGGATGATGTCATTCAAAACCGGGTGGCAGCTGCTAAAAGAGAGCTTGAAATGATGAATCTTTATGATTACGTTGTTGAGAATGACAAGGTTGAGCTTGCCTGCGAGCGCATTAATGCGATTGTAATGGCAGAGCACCTGAAAAGAGAACGGGTAGAAGCCCGCTATAAAAAAATGCTGGAGGTAGAATAA
- the rpoZ gene encoding DNA-directed RNA polymerase subunit omega: MLYPSSDALRKNIDSKYSLVSVAAKRARNMQEKGDQGTLDSYHSVKFVGQALEEIAAGHLVMKTPQEGIEYEDEK, encoded by the coding sequence ATGTTGTATCCATCATCTGATGCGTTAAGAAAGAACATTGATTCAAAGTATTCATTAGTAAGTGTGGCGGCAAAACGCGCACGTAACATGCAGGAAAAAGGAGATCAGGGTACGCTTGATTCTTATCATTCTGTAAAGTTTGTCGGTCAGGCACTTGAGGAAATTGCTGCAGGTCATCTTGTCATGAAGACGCCGCAGGAAGGAATTGAATACGAGGACGAAAAATAA
- the remA gene encoding extracellular matrix/biofilm regulator RemA, which yields MSIKLINIGFGNIVSANRIITIISPESAPVKRLIQDARERGTLIDATYGRRTRAVMIMDSDHVILVAVQPETVASRFTDKDDSQEEG from the coding sequence ATGTCAATTAAACTAATTAATATCGGGTTTGGAAACATCGTATCAGCAAATCGCATCATCACCATTATCAGTCCGGAATCTGCTCCGGTTAAAAGGCTGATTCAGGATGCCCGCGAACGCGGTACGCTGATCGATGCTACGTATGGCAGACGGACAAGAGCGGTTATGATTATGGATAGTGACCACGTGATCCTTGTTGCGGTTCAGCCTGAAACAGTGGCATCCCGGTTTACAGATAAAGATGATAGTCAGGAAGAAGGGTAA